In Acipenser ruthenus chromosome 16, fAciRut3.2 maternal haplotype, whole genome shotgun sequence, the following proteins share a genomic window:
- the LOC131697874 gene encoding TBC1 domain family member 21-like, giving the protein MLGLHPSVRPAGWEFLMNFHPWKFYKALNETVVQNPQVMTKKEVVLTRSSINTDVIRTFVVPGKPLCEKKRSELQRVLIATYIYDRVAGYQQGLHEMGMVLQSVMKTECDVFWALRSLLQKTDYTSIIDVGVMKSIKLLEKLIMFLDPKFHTFLYANCKGDLFFLFNWFVLLFLRQMKNNTEVLRLWEVLMTRKPCPCFHVFIALAILQNRKKHLLSLPQDENSIITQACNKINELEAEDLISTACNAYSAFQKANAPEDLRRYFGEG; this is encoded by the exons ATGTTA GGGCTCCACCCGTCAGTCCGGCCTGCAGGCTGGGAGTTCCTGATGAACTTTCACCCCTG GAAATTTTACAAAGCTCTGAATGAGACCGTGGTCCAGAATCCACAGGTGATGACAAAGAAAGAAGTTGTTTTAACTCGGAGCAGCATCA ACACTGATGTGATCCGCACCTTTGTGGTGCCTGGCAAGCCTCTCTGTGAGAAGAAGAGGAGTGAGCTCCAGAGAGTTCTTATTGCCACGTATATCTATGACCGCGTAGCAG GTTACCAGCAGGGCCTCCATGAGATGGGGATGGTTCTGCAGAGTGTGATGAAGACAGAATGCGATGTCTTCTGGGCGCTGCGGTCCTTGCTGCAGAAGACT GATTACACGTCCATCATTGACGTGGGAGTTATGAAGAGCATTAAGTTACTGGAGAAGCTAATCATGTTCTTGGATCCCAAATTTCATACTTTTCTGT ATGCAAACTGCAAAGGTGATTTATTCTTCCTGTTCAACTGGTTCGTTCTGCTGTTCCTCCGGCAGATGAAGAACAACACTGAAGTCCTGCGGCTTTGGGAG GTGCTGATGACCAGGAAGCCCTGCCCATGCTTCCATGTGTTCATTGCGCTGGCCATTCTGCAGAATAGGAAGAAGCACCTCCTCTCCCTGCCACAGGATGAGAACTCCATCATCACACAG gcCTGTAACAAAATCAATGAACTGGAAGCTGAAGACTTGATTTCTACAGCATGCAATGCATATTCAGCATTCCAAAAAGCAAAT GCTCCTGAGGATCTTAGAAGGTACTTTGGTGAGggatga